Proteins from a genomic interval of Paenibacillus sp. FSL R5-0623:
- a CDS encoding LysM peptidoglycan-binding domain-containing protein, with translation MAFTLKDGGTSFQFPVNPEEVSISRSKGYETINMLEHGEFDFAQGEKVKEITFSSFFPKEYDAFYCMDKEDFPDPRVAMNMLNTFLVSKKPLRFIISETGVNVPVFIVSLNSSFRGGETGDIYFDLTLRTWRDSKVEKVGSAASGSKSGSRTDLKKTSKTYTVKSGDSLSKIAKLELGSSSKWNEIYKLNAKIIGSDPNRIKPGQKLVMP, from the coding sequence ATGGCTTTTACGCTGAAAGATGGCGGCACTTCATTTCAATTCCCGGTGAACCCGGAAGAGGTGAGTATTTCCAGGTCCAAAGGGTATGAAACGATTAATATGCTGGAGCATGGCGAGTTTGATTTTGCGCAAGGCGAGAAGGTGAAGGAGATCACCTTCTCTTCTTTTTTTCCAAAAGAGTATGATGCCTTCTATTGCATGGACAAAGAAGATTTTCCAGATCCGAGAGTAGCGATGAATATGCTGAATACGTTTCTGGTATCGAAAAAGCCGCTGCGTTTCATCATTTCAGAGACGGGCGTGAACGTGCCTGTTTTTATTGTTTCGCTTAATTCGAGCTTTCGTGGGGGGGAGACAGGGGATATTTATTTCGACCTGACCCTACGCACATGGCGGGATTCCAAGGTGGAAAAGGTGGGCTCTGCGGCATCCGGGAGCAAGTCAGGTTCTCGTACCGATTTGAAAAAAACCAGCAAGACCTACACTGTCAAATCTGGTGACTCCCTGTCCAAAATAGCAAAGCTGGAGCTGGGCAGCAGTTCCAAATGGAACGAGATCTATAAGCTTAACGCAAAGATCATCGGGAGTGATCCGAACCGGATCAAGCCCGGACAAAAGCTGGTGATGCCATGA
- a CDS encoding phage portal protein, with protein MTYKVIVDDKYDITKLVETITLKDSLDQIAYQANIRLAVSASSGLPSISPGMAVRISGIPFGEKSMVHLLHPAVIWEVESSNSGTKRLSLTVYDRMIYLEKSEDEFLLPKDQTATQRLKTYAKEWKIPYATLPDTKTKLGKAVYRSQTIFSMMFSDLKETAKSGGEMYHPRMTPGGLQLFQVGSNAKVYELDRLIDLTQMRTLEGAVTKVKVMAASESTSGKEVPSKVLAIEQNGVEELGTLQKLIEDDQVKSTTAAKKLAKSHLTGIQETFTISAPDINTIRAGDAVLLKGLKLIVMSVSRDLSAGPGTMTLELGTAELVKRRYYLE; from the coding sequence ATGACCTACAAAGTCATTGTCGACGACAAATACGACATCACCAAGCTGGTGGAGACGATCACGCTGAAGGACTCGCTGGACCAGATTGCCTATCAGGCGAACATCCGGCTGGCGGTGTCTGCATCTTCCGGTCTGCCTTCAATCTCACCGGGTATGGCGGTGCGGATTAGCGGGATTCCTTTTGGCGAAAAATCCATGGTTCATCTGTTGCATCCTGCGGTCATCTGGGAGGTGGAAAGTTCGAACAGCGGCACCAAGCGGTTGTCTCTCACGGTGTACGACCGGATGATATATCTGGAAAAATCAGAGGACGAGTTCCTATTGCCGAAAGATCAGACGGCTACACAGCGACTTAAAACCTACGCCAAAGAGTGGAAGATTCCATACGCTACGCTGCCGGATACCAAGACAAAGCTGGGAAAAGCCGTGTATCGTTCACAGACTATTTTTTCGATGATGTTTTCCGATCTGAAGGAAACGGCCAAGTCTGGTGGGGAGATGTATCATCCACGAATGACACCCGGAGGGTTGCAGCTCTTCCAGGTGGGAAGTAATGCGAAAGTGTATGAGCTGGATCGACTGATTGATCTGACCCAGATGCGCACGCTCGAAGGGGCGGTCACCAAGGTGAAAGTGATGGCAGCGTCGGAGTCTACCAGCGGCAAGGAAGTCCCATCCAAAGTGCTCGCGATTGAGCAGAATGGTGTGGAAGAACTGGGCACTTTGCAAAAGCTGATCGAGGACGATCAGGTGAAATCGACAACCGCGGCGAAGAAACTGGCGAAAAGTCATCTGACGGGGATTCAGGAGACCTTTACGATATCCGCACCGGATATCAATACGATTCGCGCCGGGGACGCCGTGCTGCTCAAAGGGCTGAAACTGATCGTCATGTCGGTCAGCCGTGATCTGTCTGCCGGACCAGGAACGATGACGTTAGAGCTGGGGACGGCTGAGCTGGTGAAAAGGAGGTATTATCTTGAATAA
- a CDS encoding DUF2634 domain-containing protein, whose translation MPSLFPETGVVWGDEEDLSGAVSEEVRFGRSWRFDYDAGDFVLTPSGKVAAADAHEAWVQWCIKAVKTPRYRHVIYSRNYGSELEDLVGQGDSRGVMESEITRMVTETLLADPRTESVDQFTFDWNREQCMFSCRVASVQEEMFILESEVI comes from the coding sequence ATGCCTAGTCTGTTCCCGGAAACGGGTGTGGTATGGGGAGATGAGGAGGATCTGTCGGGGGCGGTTTCGGAAGAGGTACGCTTTGGACGGAGCTGGCGATTCGATTACGATGCAGGAGATTTTGTGCTGACCCCAAGTGGCAAAGTGGCTGCGGCGGATGCACATGAAGCCTGGGTGCAGTGGTGCATTAAGGCCGTGAAAACGCCACGGTACAGACATGTGATTTACTCCCGGAACTATGGTTCGGAGCTGGAAGATCTGGTGGGTCAGGGCGACAGCCGGGGCGTGATGGAAAGTGAGATTACCCGGATGGTGACGGAAACGTTGCTGGCTGATCCACGCACGGAATCGGTAGACCAGTTTACGTTTGATTGGAATCGGGAGCAGTGCATGTTCTCGTGCCGGGTGGCGAGTGTGCAGGAAGAGATGTTTATTCTGGAAAGTGAGGTGATCTGA
- a CDS encoding DUF6838 family protein, producing MTTNQLTDSIATTLMQHFPNIPILPQTGTSSTPGISYRLLSAQLTRERSDRFVQSHAFEIRWLDADNIPATLPDELFEALETIDVEATPYRATELRWETENSTPRMLVYYTMRTTKVSESAATMRQLEQRPTALKATRE from the coding sequence ATGACAACAAACCAATTAACCGACTCTATCGCTACAACACTCATGCAGCACTTTCCGAACATCCCGATCCTCCCGCAAACGGGCACTAGTTCCACCCCGGGCATCTCCTACCGCCTGCTGTCCGCCCAACTTACCCGGGAACGTAGCGATCGCTTCGTGCAATCTCACGCTTTCGAAATCCGCTGGCTTGATGCAGACAATATCCCGGCAACTCTGCCGGATGAACTGTTTGAAGCATTGGAAACTATCGACGTGGAGGCCACACCCTATCGGGCAACAGAACTTCGTTGGGAGACGGAGAATTCTACACCGCGAATGCTGGTGTACTATACCATGCGAACCACCAAAGTGTCGGAGTCCGCCGCTACCATGCGACAATTGGAACAGCGACCTACTGCACTTAAAGCTACGAGAGAATAA
- a CDS encoding phage tail tube protein: MAFLKASDTISGQEGRAYATINGQTEEMFYVKTLEATVEKQKAEVKTLGRRGVQHKATGWSGSGSMTIFYTTSRFRELMLQYMQNGVDTYFDIEVTNEDPSSTIGKQTVTLKGVNLDSVIMASLDTEAEALEEEVSFTFEDVDMPVSFNLPK; the protein is encoded by the coding sequence ATGGCATTTTTGAAAGCAAGCGACACGATCTCCGGTCAGGAAGGCCGCGCATACGCAACGATTAACGGACAGACGGAAGAAATGTTCTACGTGAAGACGCTGGAAGCAACGGTGGAGAAACAAAAAGCAGAGGTCAAAACCTTGGGCCGCCGCGGTGTACAGCACAAAGCAACCGGTTGGTCTGGTTCGGGTTCCATGACGATCTTTTATACCACATCCCGTTTCCGCGAGCTGATGCTCCAGTACATGCAGAATGGTGTGGACACGTACTTCGACATTGAAGTGACCAACGAAGATCCTTCCTCTACAATTGGCAAACAGACGGTAACTCTCAAAGGCGTCAACCTCGACAGTGTGATCATGGCATCTCTGGATACCGAGGCCGAGGCGTTGGAGGAAGAAGTGAGCTTTACCTTTGAAGATGTCGATATGCCTGTATCGTTCAATTTGCCGAAGTAA
- a CDS encoding DUF4127 family protein, which produces MKTVLYVPLDDRPANLDDVIVQGKAAGIHIVTPNLSDIKNRLDSEKTVDGTTLLGTSTPVYGKPSKIHDFILKHAAKVDGFIISSDMLAYGGLIGSRQLREDGGGDYPEYDEETTRLLDVIRVIKQKYPRKPVFVMDTIMRLATTSFADGLALDAYNESRALMQQPRQTYTEFEDIIEGYNLSPDGVEYGTTTYFDKEQYYNTRQHKFKTNLYILDQLARTGYIDFLAVGVDDANTQGVQINEIKYVEARINEWLGGTNGQNPDRAIILPDADGLGHALVARMANQLFRGGARTRYAVKYFGPHGNTIINTYEYMDVHENVVRHVDIVGGVLVADSAYPEPEVVTDVGAGLENKQLVAVATDQVVPFDMTSELDRMTKGHPGNSGENTSIDIEIIAITALDQVQAALEQLTLNSEQGLPSVLIDFVGKGPANVDVAEALLNSPYTGRVLGYSAWNTPGNKIGIAVGMGQSRYALITTEKHEHKLRDAMNAHGSLLFKRFLKDYYYKAVAIADIRTYSRAHALYTNVATLSDQNMLLFNSEEDYAHLQTLLRDLMQTYTTALANKTAFQTGSVAIKQICNDELSYATYASALLEYANPDFIWGRAFEITLNPKVALN; this is translated from the coding sequence ATGAAAACAGTATTGTATGTTCCACTGGATGATCGTCCAGCGAATCTGGATGATGTGATTGTGCAAGGGAAAGCAGCCGGTATCCATATCGTTACACCGAACCTGAGTGATATTAAGAATCGTCTGGACTCGGAGAAAACCGTAGATGGCACAACGCTGCTCGGCACCTCCACGCCGGTTTATGGCAAACCGTCCAAGATTCACGACTTTATTCTGAAACATGCTGCTAAGGTTGACGGATTCATAATCTCATCCGATATGCTCGCTTATGGCGGTCTGATTGGCAGTCGTCAGCTCCGCGAAGATGGAGGAGGTGACTACCCTGAATACGATGAGGAAACCACTCGTTTGCTGGATGTGATTCGCGTGATCAAGCAGAAATATCCACGCAAACCCGTATTTGTAATGGATACCATCATGCGTTTGGCTACAACCTCGTTTGCAGATGGTTTGGCGCTCGATGCATATAATGAGTCCCGTGCGTTGATGCAGCAGCCACGTCAGACATACACCGAATTTGAGGATATTATCGAGGGTTATAACCTGTCCCCGGATGGAGTGGAATATGGGACAACGACCTATTTTGATAAAGAACAGTATTACAATACAAGACAGCATAAATTCAAAACAAATCTGTACATTCTGGATCAGCTGGCTCGCACAGGTTATATCGATTTCCTTGCAGTTGGAGTCGACGATGCTAACACGCAGGGTGTTCAGATCAATGAAATCAAATATGTAGAAGCGCGGATCAATGAATGGCTGGGTGGAACCAATGGGCAAAATCCGGATCGTGCTATTATCTTGCCGGATGCAGATGGTCTGGGGCACGCTTTGGTCGCTCGCATGGCTAACCAGTTGTTCCGAGGCGGGGCGAGGACACGTTACGCAGTGAAATATTTTGGTCCTCACGGCAATACCATCATTAACACGTATGAATACATGGATGTACACGAGAATGTGGTTCGTCATGTGGATATTGTAGGTGGTGTGCTTGTAGCGGATTCGGCATATCCTGAACCGGAGGTGGTGACGGATGTGGGTGCTGGCTTGGAAAATAAACAGCTAGTGGCTGTAGCAACCGATCAAGTTGTCCCGTTCGACATGACCTCCGAACTGGATCGTATGACCAAGGGTCACCCAGGTAATTCCGGGGAGAACACAAGCATCGATATCGAGATTATTGCCATTACGGCTCTGGATCAGGTGCAGGCTGCGTTGGAGCAATTGACGCTGAATAGTGAGCAAGGTCTGCCTTCGGTATTGATTGATTTTGTGGGTAAAGGACCAGCCAATGTTGATGTTGCCGAAGCATTGCTCAACAGTCCATATACCGGACGGGTTCTGGGATACAGTGCATGGAATACACCGGGTAATAAGATCGGTATTGCTGTAGGTATGGGGCAGTCGAGGTACGCATTGATCACAACAGAGAAGCATGAGCATAAGTTGCGAGATGCTATGAATGCGCATGGCTCGCTGTTGTTTAAGCGTTTCCTGAAGGATTACTACTACAAAGCGGTAGCGATTGCGGACATCCGCACATATTCCCGAGCCCATGCGCTGTATACCAACGTGGCTACCCTTTCGGATCAAAATATGTTGCTGTTCAACTCAGAGGAAGACTATGCCCATTTGCAAACATTGCTCCGTGATTTGATGCAGACGTATACCACGGCGCTTGCGAATAAAACAGCCTTCCAGACAGGCAGTGTGGCGATTAAGCAGATCTGTAATGACGAATTGTCCTACGCGACGTATGCTAGTGCGCTGCTGGAATATGCGAATCCGGATTTCATCTGGGGCCGTGCGTTTGAGATTACGTTGAACCCGAAGGTTGCTTTGAACTAA
- a CDS encoding phage tail sheath subtilisin-like domain-containing protein has protein sequence MAGGTWEQTNRPVLPGLYMNFQAAASSAIQAGTRGTVVVPVKANWGPVRTFVEVGSEAAIERIYAANVLDNGTAYTSLKLALLGGPKKLLAYRVASAAAKAATLTLKDSGDVNVLQLDAKYPGDRANGFYVTIQPGVIDNTKHEVRLFEGNRMLYALLTADITAASLAKEINADEQNVWVTAQAIGDGTGVVATVAGAAFKGGVSGNDDLTNAEYIAVQGALEGEQFDVLALDQAADAPLLASFAAWVKRVRSEGKPVVAVFGGSAADDTSATAAQKAAARSLMLNHEGVINVGTGVRLGDAFYSSAETSAYVAGLIAGQRLNQSTTYASTPFDDVTRRWTRAEQEQAVQNGVFIFFHDGRQVKALRGVNTLVTPAAGQNNAWKKIRSIRVLDAINTDLQRSAEDTYIGKVNNTEEGRQALISAMKAYLALLAQSNVIEADGYDVILDPAYYGAAPVLKPEADQVFLQWNVKLTDVMEQLFGTFYVQ, from the coding sequence ATGGCAGGTGGAACTTGGGAGCAAACGAATCGTCCGGTCCTTCCGGGCTTATATATGAATTTTCAGGCGGCAGCATCCTCAGCCATTCAGGCAGGTACACGGGGAACGGTCGTTGTGCCAGTCAAGGCCAACTGGGGTCCGGTGAGGACTTTTGTTGAAGTAGGGAGCGAAGCGGCGATTGAACGTATTTATGCGGCGAATGTGCTGGACAACGGTACGGCTTATACGTCCTTGAAACTTGCCTTGTTGGGTGGGCCGAAGAAGTTACTCGCTTATCGGGTAGCAAGTGCTGCGGCCAAAGCAGCCACGCTTACCTTGAAGGACAGCGGTGATGTGAATGTGTTGCAACTGGATGCGAAGTATCCGGGAGATCGTGCAAATGGATTCTACGTCACCATCCAGCCGGGTGTGATTGATAATACGAAACATGAAGTGCGTCTCTTCGAAGGCAACCGGATGTTGTATGCGCTCCTGACAGCAGATATTACAGCAGCTTCTCTGGCAAAAGAGATTAACGCGGATGAACAAAATGTCTGGGTAACGGCGCAGGCGATTGGCGATGGTACTGGCGTGGTTGCTACCGTTGCGGGTGCGGCATTCAAAGGCGGCGTAAGTGGCAACGATGACCTGACCAATGCAGAATACATTGCTGTACAGGGTGCGCTGGAAGGGGAGCAATTCGACGTCTTGGCTTTGGATCAGGCGGCAGATGCACCTCTGCTTGCGAGTTTTGCGGCATGGGTGAAACGTGTGCGTAGTGAAGGTAAACCGGTGGTGGCTGTATTTGGCGGTTCCGCAGCGGACGATACCTCTGCTACAGCAGCACAAAAAGCTGCAGCACGTTCGCTTATGCTCAATCATGAAGGTGTGATTAATGTCGGTACAGGCGTGCGTCTTGGGGATGCATTCTACAGCTCGGCGGAAACGTCTGCTTATGTTGCAGGACTGATCGCCGGACAACGTCTGAACCAATCCACAACCTATGCATCTACTCCGTTCGATGATGTGACACGTCGGTGGACGCGTGCAGAACAGGAGCAGGCAGTACAGAATGGCGTATTTATTTTCTTCCATGATGGACGTCAGGTGAAAGCACTTCGTGGTGTAAACACACTGGTAACGCCAGCCGCTGGACAGAATAATGCGTGGAAAAAAATCCGTTCCATTCGTGTGTTGGACGCCATTAACACGGATCTGCAACGTTCCGCGGAAGATACGTATATCGGTAAAGTGAACAATACCGAAGAGGGTCGTCAGGCATTGATTAGTGCCATGAAGGCCTATTTGGCGCTGCTAGCACAGAGCAATGTGATTGAAGCCGACGGTTATGATGTCATTCTTGACCCCGCGTATTACGGTGCTGCACCAGTTCTCAAACCGGAAGCGGATCAAGTATTCCTGCAATGGAATGTGAAGCTGACGGATGTGATGGAGCAGTTGTTTGGTACATTTTACGTGCAATAA
- a CDS encoding YmfQ family protein gives MSAPSIVDVGLTSERGRELFSYLPRYYETSRVMQADMQAKGSEMDLLYQALDETLEQFFVRTATWGLDFWEQELGIETDRLKPVEQRRAVVESKLRGAGKFSGRLVANVAEAYAGGKVDVTFQPEAWSFTVSFVDTMGIPPNIDDLKRAIEELKPAHMAVEYEYRYLVWDDLDKKQKTWDELDAASLTWNELEVWA, from the coding sequence ATGAGTGCTCCTTCTATTGTAGATGTTGGACTGACGAGTGAGAGAGGGCGGGAGCTGTTCTCGTATTTGCCAAGGTATTACGAGACTTCGCGTGTCATGCAGGCCGATATGCAGGCAAAAGGCAGCGAAATGGATCTGCTGTACCAGGCGCTGGATGAGACGTTGGAGCAGTTTTTTGTCCGTACAGCGACATGGGGGCTGGACTTCTGGGAGCAGGAGCTTGGCATTGAGACGGATCGTCTCAAACCTGTGGAACAGAGGCGTGCCGTAGTGGAGTCGAAGCTGCGTGGTGCCGGGAAGTTCTCTGGCAGGCTAGTTGCGAATGTGGCTGAGGCGTATGCCGGGGGCAAGGTGGATGTAACTTTTCAGCCGGAAGCGTGGAGTTTTACGGTGAGCTTTGTGGATACGATGGGCATCCCGCCCAATATCGATGATCTCAAACGGGCGATTGAAGAATTGAAACCGGCCCATATGGCCGTGGAATATGAGTATCGCTATCTGGTCTGGGACGATCTGGACAAGAAGCAGAAAACATGGGATGAACTGGACGCCGCGTCCTTGACGTGGAATGAACTGGAGGTGTGGGCGTAA
- a CDS encoding pyocin knob domain-containing protein, which yields MPQETDRLKLPLPLGNETVNRESINEIFEKIDAGVATQADLDVLREAVSQMDIPDASLTQKGKVQLSSKTDGTSETVAATEKAVKAAVDGAIPRLIPDTRGVATKPSDYTKNIAYSFKSGSTIGLPSELYVVLHGLKGWNDDSGGVTHEYASGGTTGGMYHRTGTTSNDTWGPWMQIVDQAVPWQKRKLTEDNGFSINVSNGNANNLIAAGFYVGENITNAPTSASGAWWYIEVQAMASDSWVIQKAYDLFSAGSFRMRIKSNGTWTAWSQDLFQSVLDAKNRHIISSAAPSGGNDGDIWYQYS from the coding sequence ATGCCACAGGAAACAGATCGGTTGAAGTTACCTCTTCCTTTGGGGAACGAGACTGTAAACCGGGAGAGTATTAACGAAATTTTTGAGAAGATTGACGCAGGTGTTGCAACGCAAGCTGATTTGGATGTGCTTCGTGAAGCGGTGAGTCAGATGGATATTCCCGATGCGTCTTTGACGCAGAAAGGAAAGGTGCAGTTGTCGAGCAAGACGGACGGCACGTCAGAGACGGTGGCGGCAACGGAGAAGGCAGTAAAAGCGGCAGTGGACGGTGCCATTCCAAGACTGATCCCAGATACCCGTGGGGTAGCTACAAAGCCGAGCGACTACACTAAAAACATTGCATACTCATTTAAATCGGGTTCAACGATTGGCTTACCCTCCGAACTCTATGTCGTATTACATGGATTAAAGGGCTGGAATGATGATAGCGGAGGTGTGACTCACGAATATGCATCCGGCGGAACGACAGGAGGAATGTACCATCGTACTGGTACGACTTCTAACGATACCTGGGGACCGTGGATGCAGATTGTTGATCAAGCTGTACCATGGCAAAAGCGGAAGTTGACTGAAGACAATGGTTTTTCGATCAATGTCAGTAATGGCAACGCCAATAATTTAATTGCCGCAGGGTTCTATGTTGGTGAGAATATTACAAATGCACCAACATCCGCGAGTGGTGCATGGTGGTACATTGAAGTACAGGCAATGGCCTCTGATAGTTGGGTTATTCAAAAAGCATATGATTTATTTAGTGCAGGATCATTCAGAATGCGAATTAAAAGTAATGGAACTTGGACTGCATGGTCACAAGACCTTTTTCAATCTGTCCTTGATGCTAAGAACAGGCATATTATTTCATCTGCTGCACCTTCTGGCGGAAACGATGGCGACATCTGGTATCAATACTCATGA
- a CDS encoding phage tail sheath family protein has translation MAGGTWTTQNKVRPGVYMNFASEGTLPGTVGERGTVALALPLSWGQAGTILTVQAGEDVQAKLGYDWTAPQLLLIREALKRAQTLLLYRLKAGTQAKATLDKLTVTAQHGGVRGNDLAVVISANINDPEQLDVSTLLAGKEVDKQTSSTIEALESNAYVTFTGEGALTATASLPLTGGLDGTATNQEHADFLTKLEVLDFNTVGLISDDATLKSVYTAYIKRLRDTEGKKVQLVLSDYPAADHEGIISVKNGVVLADGTVLTPKQTVAWTAGATAGANLNESLTFRAYDDAVDVNGRLTHSETEAALRNGEFVFTPSSNRAVVEQDVNTFRSVTPDKARHFAKNRVVRVLDGIANDMKRIFESYYIGKVNNNEDGRSLFRSQCVTYLKQLQDIGAIQNFDSKTDITVAPSNETDSILIEIQVQPVDSVEKVYMKVKVV, from the coding sequence ATGGCTGGAGGAACATGGACGACACAAAATAAGGTACGCCCCGGCGTATATATGAATTTTGCATCAGAGGGCACATTGCCGGGTACGGTAGGAGAGCGAGGAACGGTGGCTTTGGCATTGCCATTGTCATGGGGACAAGCTGGCACCATCTTGACCGTACAAGCAGGTGAAGATGTACAAGCCAAATTGGGCTATGACTGGACAGCACCTCAATTACTGCTGATTCGTGAAGCTTTGAAACGTGCGCAAACATTGCTTCTGTACCGACTCAAGGCAGGGACCCAGGCCAAGGCAACCTTGGACAAATTGACAGTGACAGCCCAACATGGTGGTGTGCGTGGTAATGATCTGGCTGTTGTAATCTCAGCAAATATCAATGACCCGGAACAATTGGATGTCTCCACGTTGCTTGCGGGTAAAGAAGTGGACAAACAAACTTCATCCACGATCGAAGCTCTGGAATCCAACGCATACGTCACATTTACTGGTGAAGGTGCACTCACAGCTACAGCATCACTTCCACTAACAGGTGGCTTGGACGGTACAGCAACGAACCAAGAGCATGCTGATTTCCTGACCAAGCTGGAAGTACTGGATTTTAACACGGTTGGTCTGATTTCAGACGATGCCACACTCAAGTCAGTCTACACAGCTTACATCAAGCGTTTGCGTGATACCGAAGGCAAGAAGGTGCAACTGGTTCTGTCCGATTATCCGGCAGCAGACCATGAAGGTATTATCAGTGTCAAAAATGGTGTTGTGCTCGCAGACGGTACCGTTCTTACGCCAAAACAAACCGTAGCTTGGACTGCGGGCGCAACAGCGGGAGCTAACCTGAATGAATCCCTGACGTTCCGTGCGTATGACGATGCCGTGGATGTGAATGGCAGATTGACACATAGCGAGACAGAAGCAGCATTGCGTAATGGCGAGTTTGTCTTTACCCCGAGCAGCAACCGGGCGGTGGTGGAGCAGGATGTAAATACGTTCCGTTCGGTGACACCGGATAAGGCACGTCATTTTGCCAAAAACCGTGTTGTCCGTGTTCTCGATGGCATTGCTAATGATATGAAACGGATCTTTGAGTCCTACTACATCGGCAAAGTGAACAATAACGAAGATGGGCGCAGCCTGTTCCGTTCCCAATGTGTCACTTATCTGAAGCAACTTCAGGATATTGGGGCCATTCAAAATTTTGATTCCAAAACAGATATCACTGTTGCTCCGAGTAATGAAACTGACAGTATTCTGATCGAGATTCAAGTTCAACCTGTGGATTCCGTTGAAAAAGTATATATGAAAGTGAAGGTGGTTTAA
- a CDS encoding baseplate J/gp47 family protein — MAEIPRYLEDQTEEQIMQRMLDRLPADLDKSEGSFLWDAEAPVAFMLSEAALWAQELLRRGFASTAASSDPNFRSEELDLRAGEHGITRRAAVAAQGAVRFTGTPGKVVPAGTVVATLADEVSAEASLEYETVGRLELDVEGSGVVGVRALVAGKESNVPAGTVTVLSTPVSGVTSVTNVDVIKGGADIEADTALLERFYAKVRNQGTSGNKSQYVQWASEVPGVGATRVIPLWQGPGTVGLYLLDTDKRAAGTDLVAAVQKYVDPTQDGQGEGVAPAGPVVSVMPAVEVPMNIQVKLTLASDATLADVRALIERGVTAYLKQLAFADPLVRYTRIAAILLDIPPIIDYSELTVNGVSDQNIEMTASQVAVLGTVEVHE; from the coding sequence ATGGCTGAGATTCCGCGTTATTTGGAGGACCAGACGGAGGAACAGATTATGCAGCGCATGCTGGATCGTCTGCCCGCGGATCTGGATAAGTCGGAGGGTTCGTTCCTGTGGGATGCGGAGGCTCCGGTTGCGTTTATGCTGTCTGAGGCGGCATTGTGGGCTCAGGAATTACTGCGGCGCGGGTTTGCAAGTACGGCTGCAAGCAGTGATCCGAATTTTCGTTCGGAAGAGCTGGATCTGCGGGCAGGAGAGCACGGCATTACTCGGCGGGCTGCGGTGGCGGCACAAGGTGCGGTGAGGTTTACGGGTACGCCGGGGAAAGTGGTACCTGCGGGAACGGTCGTAGCTACACTCGCGGATGAAGTATCTGCTGAAGCTTCGCTCGAATATGAAACGGTGGGGCGTTTGGAACTGGATGTAGAAGGCTCCGGGGTGGTAGGTGTGCGAGCGCTTGTTGCCGGAAAAGAAAGCAATGTGCCTGCTGGCACGGTAACTGTGCTGTCTACACCTGTAAGTGGCGTGACCTCTGTCACGAATGTTGATGTGATTAAAGGCGGCGCAGATATTGAGGCCGATACGGCACTGCTGGAACGCTTTTATGCCAAAGTCCGCAACCAAGGAACAAGCGGTAACAAATCGCAATATGTGCAATGGGCCAGTGAAGTACCGGGTGTTGGTGCAACACGTGTTATTCCGTTATGGCAGGGGCCAGGCACGGTGGGATTGTATCTGCTGGACACAGACAAACGTGCTGCGGGTACCGATCTGGTAGCGGCCGTGCAGAAGTACGTTGACCCAACGCAGGATGGACAGGGTGAAGGCGTTGCCCCGGCGGGGCCGGTGGTATCCGTGATGCCAGCCGTGGAAGTGCCGATGAACATTCAGGTGAAGCTGACGCTGGCAAGTGATGCGACGTTGGCCGATGTACGAGCATTGATCGAACGCGGGGTGACCGCGTACTTGAAACAGTTGGCTTTTGCCGATCCACTCGTTCGTTACACCCGCATTGCCGCGATCCTGCTGGACATTCCGCCCATTATCGACTATTCGGAGCTTACCGTGAACGGTGTGAGTGACCAGAATATCGAGATGACCGCTAGTCAGGTGGCCGTGCTGGGGACGGTGGAAGTTCATGAGTAG
- a CDS encoding phage tail tube protein — protein sequence MLDASRVILGTHGQLHIDGVWQTNINKLEASVEIEKRELNLVGNDWKVHKNGAKKGTGTMTGYKVTSDMIQRGFTKFEIISKLNDPESYGHESVLLKGCMVDKIQLANWTAGEEVPEETGFTFEGFELLNPIVAN from the coding sequence ATGTTGGATGCGTCAAGAGTAATTCTCGGTACCCATGGTCAGCTGCATATCGATGGTGTGTGGCAGACAAACATTAACAAGCTGGAAGCAAGTGTGGAGATTGAAAAGCGTGAGTTGAACCTGGTCGGTAACGACTGGAAAGTGCATAAAAACGGTGCGAAAAAAGGAACAGGCACGATGACGGGCTACAAAGTCACTTCGGATATGATCCAGCGCGGCTTCACCAAATTCGAGATTATTTCCAAGCTGAACGACCCTGAATCGTATGGACACGAGAGTGTTTTGCTGAAAGGTTGCATGGTGGACAAAATTCAGCTTGCCAACTGGACAGCTGGCGAAGAAGTACCGGAAGAAACAGGCTTTACGTTTGAAGGATTTGAGTTGCTGAATCCGATTGTGGCGAACTAA